A region from the Paenarthrobacter aurescens genome encodes:
- a CDS encoding dihydrofolate reductase family protein, translated as MGKVAWGFTCSLDGFIAGPDHDMSWLAAAEPLAEGVTERLAGEVAVIIAGRNGYDAAQAQRNERDEMTSEAYGGAWSGTEIILTHRPHEIAHDPSIVAMNCGIVEAIDRAQQIAGDRNIQIISADIARQALEHNLIDELQVFVAPVFLGDGIRIFEVSGGYRYDWELAETYEGAERSFGRTYRPRRHRPS; from the coding sequence ATGGGCAAAGTCGCTTGGGGTTTCACTTGTTCACTCGACGGCTTCATCGCGGGACCTGATCATGACATGAGCTGGCTGGCCGCTGCGGAGCCCCTGGCCGAGGGTGTCACTGAACGCTTAGCCGGGGAAGTCGCAGTCATCATCGCAGGAAGAAACGGCTACGACGCAGCACAAGCCCAACGCAACGAGCGGGACGAGATGACGTCCGAGGCATACGGCGGGGCATGGTCAGGAACCGAGATCATCCTTACCCACCGACCCCACGAGATAGCCCACGATCCTTCGATCGTCGCGATGAACTGCGGAATTGTTGAGGCGATAGATCGCGCTCAACAGATCGCCGGTGACCGGAACATACAAATCATCAGCGCGGACATCGCCCGCCAGGCCCTCGAGCACAACCTCATCGATGAGCTGCAGGTCTTCGTCGCGCCGGTGTTCCTCGGTGATGGCATCCGGATCTTCGAGGTATCTGGCGGATACCGGTACGACTGGGAACTCGCAGAAACTTACGAGGGGGCCGAACGCAGCTTCGGCCGGACATATCGCCCAAGACGCCACCGCCCGAGCTAG
- a CDS encoding S8 family serine peptidase, protein MVKNLRLRPLSSIGIAVTTLLISGGLAVQPAAAADLNDIVPSTPQALQPTPETATDQFIVGIRDNAAQAAAVKAENAADQAATKLGVSAESASVNATGGHVIKLDEALTPSEAKLFVETLRADPAVAYAEPDAIMHPTAHSKDYGYTEQWNLWDNFSGVRTPSAWNYNQGEGVVVAVVDTGITNHPELSANVLPGYDMISSAADARDGTGRDPDPTDQGDWVPAEECEAGSPAESSSWHGTHVAGIVAAVGNNNIGISGVAPKSKILPVRALGVCGGYTSDIADSIVWAAGGVVTDLPVNPNPAKVINVSLGGVATCSATYQNAINFAYNAGAAVVVSAGNSNRPASDVSPGNCENVINVGASTKAGARAPYSNYGTAIDITAPGGDMTNDVTHGILSTLNYGTTTQEEPAFAFMQGTSMASPHVAGIAALLFAAEGNTLTPQLLEQQLKESARPLPAGCAAGCGAGLVDATTALKKFGGAAPLPAPHQKLTDFNGDGTSDVVARDSNGALWLYKGTGYGNWRGGRTQIGVGWNMMTAVEAPGDFNGDGYADVIARDGNGVLWLYPGNGWGGLLGRTQIGAGWNVMTSIKSTGDFNGDATADVIGRDGNGVLWLYPGNGTGGWLQPRQIGAGWNVMTAIDGVGDFNGDGKADVIARNGSGALLLYPGNGSGGWLAASQVGAGWNIFNAIEAPGDFDGDGKVDVLGRTSSGELVLYAGNGYSWWLYSEQVGVGWNTMNAFL, encoded by the coding sequence ATGGTGAAAAACCTCCGACTGCGCCCGCTGAGTTCCATTGGCATAGCAGTAACCACACTTCTTATCAGCGGGGGTCTGGCTGTTCAGCCTGCAGCCGCCGCCGATCTCAACGACATCGTGCCCAGCACCCCGCAGGCGCTGCAGCCCACACCCGAGACGGCTACGGACCAGTTCATTGTTGGTATCCGCGACAACGCTGCACAGGCGGCCGCGGTGAAGGCAGAGAATGCGGCAGACCAGGCAGCAACCAAGCTCGGAGTCTCGGCAGAAAGCGCTAGCGTGAACGCCACGGGCGGCCACGTCATCAAGCTCGACGAAGCACTCACGCCCTCCGAAGCCAAGCTTTTTGTGGAGACGCTTCGCGCTGACCCCGCAGTTGCCTACGCTGAGCCCGACGCCATCATGCACCCCACAGCTCATTCGAAAGACTACGGCTACACGGAGCAGTGGAACCTGTGGGATAACTTCTCCGGCGTCCGCACCCCCAGCGCCTGGAACTACAACCAGGGCGAAGGCGTGGTGGTGGCCGTTGTTGACACGGGCATCACCAACCACCCCGAGCTCAGCGCGAATGTGTTGCCTGGATATGACATGATCTCCAGCGCAGCTGACGCGCGGGACGGAACCGGCCGCGATCCGGACCCCACTGACCAGGGCGACTGGGTCCCTGCCGAAGAATGCGAGGCCGGCAGCCCCGCCGAAAGTTCCTCCTGGCACGGAACCCACGTTGCGGGAATCGTAGCCGCAGTGGGAAACAACAACATTGGCATCAGCGGTGTTGCGCCGAAGTCCAAGATTCTCCCGGTGCGGGCGTTGGGCGTTTGTGGCGGGTACACCTCGGACATCGCTGACTCAATCGTGTGGGCCGCGGGCGGCGTGGTGACCGACCTTCCCGTCAACCCCAACCCGGCAAAGGTGATCAACGTCAGCCTCGGCGGCGTGGCAACCTGCTCCGCCACGTACCAAAACGCCATCAACTTCGCCTACAACGCAGGCGCGGCAGTAGTGGTCTCCGCCGGTAACTCCAACCGCCCTGCATCGGACGTCAGCCCCGGCAACTGCGAGAACGTCATCAACGTGGGGGCAAGCACCAAGGCCGGTGCGCGGGCACCGTACTCCAACTACGGAACCGCCATCGACATAACAGCGCCCGGCGGCGACATGACAAATGACGTCACCCATGGCATCTTGTCCACGTTGAACTACGGAACCACCACCCAGGAAGAGCCCGCGTTCGCGTTTATGCAGGGCACCTCCATGGCTTCTCCCCATGTGGCAGGAATCGCGGCTCTCCTCTTCGCCGCTGAAGGCAACACGCTGACTCCCCAGTTGCTGGAGCAGCAGCTCAAGGAATCGGCCCGGCCACTTCCGGCCGGTTGCGCCGCCGGCTGCGGTGCGGGTTTGGTTGACGCCACCACGGCGCTGAAGAAGTTCGGTGGTGCCGCTCCACTTCCCGCGCCGCACCAAAAGCTCACCGATTTCAATGGTGATGGCACCAGCGATGTGGTTGCCCGCGATTCCAATGGCGCTTTGTGGCTCTACAAGGGCACCGGCTACGGCAACTGGAGGGGCGGCCGCACCCAAATCGGCGTCGGCTGGAACATGATGACCGCCGTCGAAGCCCCCGGCGACTTCAACGGAGACGGCTATGCGGACGTTATTGCCCGCGATGGCAACGGCGTTTTGTGGCTGTACCCAGGCAACGGCTGGGGTGGCTTGTTGGGACGCACCCAGATCGGTGCCGGCTGGAACGTGATGACCTCCATCAAGTCCACAGGTGATTTCAACGGCGATGCCACTGCTGATGTCATTGGCCGTGACGGCAACGGCGTTCTGTGGCTTTACCCCGGCAACGGCACCGGCGGTTGGCTGCAGCCCCGCCAGATCGGTGCCGGCTGGAACGTGATGACAGCTATCGACGGCGTTGGAGACTTCAACGGCGACGGCAAAGCTGACGTCATTGCCCGCAACGGATCTGGAGCCCTGCTGCTCTACCCGGGCAACGGATCCGGTGGCTGGCTTGCGGCCAGCCAGGTGGGTGCCGGTTGGAACATCTTCAACGCCATTGAAGCGCCAGGCGACTTTGACGGCGACGGCAAAGTGGACGTTCTTGGGCGCACCAGCAGCGGCGAACTGGTCCTGTATGCCGGCAACGGCTACAGCTGGTGGCTGTACTCCGAGCAGGTTGGCGTCGGCTGGAACACCATGAACGCCTTCCTGTAA
- a CDS encoding DUF4177 domain-containing protein, protein MQQYVVLQVILKEKMWGAGSGNLPSLEKAINDQAAKGYRLHTITTASSGSKGVIGGGDRIQATMVFERVG, encoded by the coding sequence ATGCAGCAGTACGTTGTTCTCCAAGTGATCCTGAAAGAGAAGATGTGGGGCGCCGGATCGGGGAATCTTCCCTCCCTGGAAAAGGCCATCAACGATCAAGCCGCCAAAGGTTACCGGCTGCACACCATCACCACGGCCAGTAGTGGGAGCAAGGGCGTGATCGGCGGGGGCGATCGGATCCAGGCCACCATGGTGTTTGAGCGGGTCGGCTAA
- a CDS encoding MBL fold metallo-hydrolase, which produces MSAWLELGPDNYVLKTEGSLLNTGLVVGSELAMVIDTGCGPRQGREILAAVREKTQLPLVVVNTHAHYDHFFGNAVFADDGVTEFWAHANCAATIERDADTQRRFVATNEPEMAAGEGDAVDVVVPNALVHDQPVLVDLGGITATLFYLGRAHTDGDLLVGTSSTLFVGDLVEQGAHPSFEDSYPEEWADALRHISALRHRYEYLVPGHGEPVSDQFVKTMADTMSTAVRQATQSIRDMPSDATKAIPVLPYGPEQSRWFIKRLQETNAHGRPSLGTPDFGPDKTGFYPS; this is translated from the coding sequence TTGTCAGCTTGGCTAGAACTCGGACCGGACAACTACGTCTTGAAAACCGAGGGATCGTTACTCAACACCGGGCTTGTGGTGGGCTCAGAGCTCGCCATGGTCATCGACACCGGCTGCGGCCCGCGCCAGGGCCGGGAGATCCTCGCTGCCGTTCGCGAAAAGACCCAGCTTCCGCTGGTGGTGGTGAACACCCACGCCCACTACGACCACTTCTTTGGGAACGCAGTATTTGCCGACGACGGCGTCACGGAGTTTTGGGCGCACGCCAACTGTGCTGCCACTATCGAACGCGACGCAGACACTCAGCGACGCTTCGTGGCCACCAACGAACCTGAGATGGCAGCGGGGGAGGGCGACGCCGTCGACGTCGTTGTCCCCAATGCCCTGGTCCACGATCAGCCTGTCCTGGTTGACCTCGGCGGCATCACCGCCACGCTGTTCTACCTGGGCCGGGCACACACGGACGGCGACCTCCTGGTGGGCACCAGCTCCACCCTGTTTGTAGGCGACCTCGTGGAACAGGGCGCTCACCCGTCATTCGAGGACTCGTATCCGGAGGAATGGGCGGATGCCCTGCGGCACATTTCCGCACTGCGCCACCGCTACGAATACCTGGTCCCCGGGCACGGCGAACCCGTCAGCGATCAATTCGTCAAGACCATGGCTGACACCATGAGCACGGCGGTCAGGCAGGCAACGCAGTCCATTCGCGATATGCCTTCCGATGCCACAAAGGCCATTCCTGTTCTGCCTTACGGGCCGGAACAATCCCGCTGGTTTATCAAGAGGCTCCAGGAAACCAACGCCCACGGGCGTCCTTCATTAGGCACTCCGGACTTTGGGCCGGATAAGACCGGCTTTTATCCCTCGTAA
- a CDS encoding TROVE domain-containing protein, giving the protein MADALSAINLRATPQSQPSDSRQVPNNAGGHAFTVAPLERLRRFLVLGTDGGTYYSSEHALTVENADVVLGWARERTTELVNEVLAISDAGRAPRNNPALFCLAAAAALGDLDGRQAALTALPKVARTGTHLFLFAGYVEQFRGWGRGLRRAVADWYVSKPVDEVAYQAVKYRQRGGWAHKDLLRLAHPSTTEAKRKQLFDWICGRGTEGPQLIEGFEKVQAATTPAEWVALLEDYQQLSWEMLPNAALREPAVWSKLLDNGIPQTALMRQLPRLTRLGLLAPMSETLDAVTRQLTDSTRLQKARVHPVNVLVAARTYASGTSARGKSSWEPVSQVVDALDAAFYASFATVTPANKRTLLALDVSGSMTMPVSGLPITAREVSAAMALVTAATEPKTTTLGFTSNSGAVRTGLFQRKVAMDGISPLPISPRQRLDDVLGTISGLPFGGTDCALPMLWATANKVKVDTFVIYTDNETWAGRIHPHEALRRYRDWSGIDARLAVVGLTSTDFSIADPADPGMLDIAGFDASLPTLLNDFSARVI; this is encoded by the coding sequence GTGGCCGATGCACTAAGCGCAATTAACCTACGGGCTACGCCCCAGTCGCAGCCCTCCGATTCCCGCCAGGTTCCCAACAACGCTGGCGGTCATGCCTTCACTGTGGCGCCTTTGGAACGCCTGCGCCGCTTTCTGGTGCTCGGTACCGACGGCGGCACGTACTACAGCTCCGAACACGCGCTAACGGTGGAAAACGCCGACGTCGTACTCGGGTGGGCCCGTGAAAGGACCACCGAACTCGTGAACGAAGTCCTCGCGATTTCCGATGCCGGGCGCGCGCCGCGGAACAACCCTGCGCTGTTCTGCCTGGCCGCCGCCGCGGCTCTGGGTGACCTGGACGGACGGCAGGCCGCGCTGACAGCGCTGCCCAAGGTGGCGCGCACCGGAACGCACTTGTTCCTCTTTGCCGGTTACGTTGAGCAGTTCCGTGGTTGGGGCCGTGGTCTGCGCCGCGCAGTTGCTGACTGGTACGTTTCCAAGCCAGTGGACGAGGTGGCTTACCAGGCTGTGAAGTACAGGCAGCGTGGCGGCTGGGCGCACAAGGATCTTCTGCGCCTCGCACACCCCTCTACAACTGAAGCCAAGCGCAAGCAGCTCTTCGATTGGATCTGTGGCCGCGGCACTGAGGGGCCGCAGCTCATTGAGGGATTCGAGAAGGTGCAGGCTGCCACCACGCCCGCTGAATGGGTTGCCCTCTTGGAGGACTACCAGCAGTTGTCGTGGGAAATGCTGCCCAATGCTGCCCTTCGGGAACCCGCTGTCTGGTCAAAGCTCCTGGACAACGGCATCCCGCAGACGGCACTCATGCGGCAGCTGCCCCGGCTGACGCGCCTTGGCCTGCTCGCGCCGATGTCGGAAACGCTCGACGCCGTCACTCGCCAGCTCACGGACAGCACCAGGCTGCAGAAGGCCAGGGTGCACCCGGTCAACGTCCTGGTGGCTGCGCGGACCTACGCTTCCGGCACTTCCGCACGCGGAAAGTCCTCGTGGGAACCCGTAAGTCAGGTGGTGGATGCTCTGGATGCTGCCTTCTACGCTTCCTTTGCAACAGTGACGCCCGCCAACAAGCGGACTCTGCTCGCACTGGACGTATCCGGTTCCATGACCATGCCCGTTTCGGGTTTGCCCATCACGGCCCGGGAAGTCTCGGCTGCGATGGCTTTGGTCACGGCTGCAACGGAGCCCAAAACCACTACCCTCGGCTTCACGTCCAACTCGGGCGCCGTCAGGACGGGTTTGTTCCAGCGCAAGGTGGCAATGGACGGAATCTCGCCGTTGCCAATCTCACCCCGGCAGAGGCTGGATGACGTGCTGGGCACAATCTCCGGGTTGCCTTTCGGCGGGACGGACTGTGCGCTGCCGATGTTGTGGGCTACGGCAAACAAGGTAAAGGTGGACACATTCGTCATCTACACCGACAACGAGACCTGGGCAGGCCGCATTCACCCGCATGAGGCCTTGCGCAGGTACCGGGATTGGTCAGGAATAGATGCCCGGCTGGCTGTGGTTGGACTGACGTCCACGGACTTCAGCATTGCCGATCCTGCTGACCCGGGCATGCTGGACATTGCTGGTTTCGACGCATCATTGCCCACTTTGTTGAACGACTTTTCGGCCCGTGTCATCTGA
- a CDS encoding cell wall anchor protein codes for MNTTIRKCLIGTCFAGGMIVLSATAANAADTTSGKDGLLSGTQVVAPVTAPISLGGTSLGLLGDSAATTSAPAPAAGSGTAQAASAAPAASTNGSNGIGSGTQIVAPVTVPINLGSSSVGLLGGSTAASSAAPAAPAAPAPAAGTSGSDGIASGTQVVAPVTIPITVGSTSAGVLGDSAATSSTPAPAQGSAPAAAPAPAQATTSGGEGIASGAQVVAPISVPVNIGATAVGVGGDSSATSGTGTSGTGTTGGTAPSAPSASGASTSGSDGVGSGTQVLAPITAPISLGSTSAGLLGDSSATNTGTAGGSAPAGSTSGGSTSGSDGVGSGTQVVAPITAPISLGSTSAGLLGDSSATNTGTAGGSAPAGSTSGGSTNGSDGVGSGTQVVAPITAPISLGSTSAGLLGDSSATNTGTAGGSAPGGSTSGSSTNGSDGVGSGTQVVAPITAPISLGSTSAGLLGDSSATNTGTAGGTAPGGSTSGSTTTGNDGILSGTQLIIPITAPISLGSTSVGIGGGSTSTVNPPVVNPPVVNPPVVNPPVVNPPVVNPPVVNPPVVNPPVVNPPVVNPPVVNSPAANQPAAGMTNTGASTQASNVTAQGATQGAWTAAASTAVVSANTLANTGLNGQWILLAGGLLLMGLVLALVGRRKAATNRR; via the coding sequence ATGAACACCACCATACGCAAGTGCCTCATTGGCACATGCTTTGCCGGGGGCATGATTGTCCTCAGCGCGACTGCGGCAAACGCCGCGGACACCACCAGCGGCAAGGATGGACTCCTTTCCGGCACGCAGGTGGTTGCGCCAGTAACAGCGCCGATCAGCCTCGGAGGCACATCGCTTGGACTGTTGGGGGATTCAGCAGCTACGACGTCCGCGCCGGCACCTGCTGCAGGTTCGGGCACGGCTCAGGCTGCCAGCGCGGCTCCGGCTGCCAGCACCAATGGATCCAACGGCATCGGATCCGGAACGCAGATAGTTGCTCCGGTAACGGTGCCCATAAACCTGGGCTCGTCGTCAGTGGGTCTGCTGGGGGGCTCCACTGCGGCGAGCTCAGCCGCACCTGCCGCACCCGCGGCTCCAGCGCCTGCGGCCGGCACCAGCGGCTCCGACGGCATCGCCTCCGGAACCCAAGTTGTTGCCCCGGTGACGATTCCTATCACTGTTGGATCCACTTCCGCGGGAGTGCTGGGCGACTCGGCTGCAACATCCTCAACTCCTGCTCCGGCCCAGGGCTCAGCTCCTGCAGCGGCCCCGGCTCCGGCGCAGGCAACGACGTCGGGGGGAGAAGGTATCGCGTCCGGCGCTCAGGTAGTGGCTCCGATTTCGGTCCCTGTTAACATCGGAGCCACTGCCGTGGGTGTGGGCGGGGACTCCTCCGCCACATCCGGCACAGGTACGTCCGGCACGGGTACCACCGGTGGGACTGCTCCTTCCGCTCCTTCTGCTTCGGGTGCTTCCACTTCCGGTTCGGATGGCGTTGGTTCGGGTACGCAGGTTCTTGCTCCGATTACTGCTCCGATTAGCTTGGGTTCCACCTCGGCTGGTTTGTTGGGTGATTCCTCGGCTACGAACACTGGCACCGCTGGTGGTTCTGCTCCGGCTGGTTCAACGTCGGGTGGCAGCACTTCGGGTTCGGATGGTGTTGGTTCGGGTACGCAGGTTGTTGCTCCGATTACCGCTCCGATTAGCTTGGGTTCCACCTCGGCTGGTTTGTTGGGTGATTCCTCGGCTACGAACACTGGCACCGCTGGTGGTTCTGCTCCGGCTGGTTCAACGTCGGGTGGCAGCACCAACGGTTCGGATGGTGTTGGTTCGGGTACGCAGGTTGTTGCTCCGATTACTGCTCCGATTAGCTTGGGTTCCACCTCGGCTGGTTTGTTGGGTGATTCCTCGGCTACGAACACTGGCACCGCTGGTGGTTCTGCTCCGGGTGGCTCAACGTCCGGCAGCAGCACCAACGGTTCGGATGGTGTTGGTTCGGGTACGCAGGTTGTTGCTCCGATTACTGCTCCGATCAGCTTGGGTTCCACCTCGGCTGGTCTGTTGGGTGATTCCTCGGCTACGAACACTGGCACCGCGGGCGGTACTGCTCCGGGTGGCTCAACGTCCGGCAGCACCACCACCGGTAACGACGGAATCCTTTCAGGCACGCAGCTGATCATCCCCATCACGGCTCCGATCAGCCTGGGCTCCACCTCGGTTGGAATTGGTGGGGGATCTACCTCGACGGTGAACCCGCCGGTTGTGAACCCGCCTGTTGTGAATCCTCCGGTTGTGAACCCGCCTGTTGTGAATCCTCCGGTTGTGAACCCGCCTGTTGTGAATCCTCCGGTTGTGAACCCGCCTGTTGTGAACCCGCCGGTTGTGAACCCGCCTGTTGTGAACTCGCCGGCTGCTAACCAGCCTGCAGCGGGCATGACCAACACCGGCGCCAGCACGCAAGCCAGCAACGTAACGGCCCAGGGTGCCACGCAAGGTGCATGGACCGCGGCAGCCTCCACCGCCGTCGTAAGTGCCAACACGCTGGCCAACACCGGTCTGAACGGTCAGTGGATCCTTTTGGCAGGGGGCCTGCTCCTGATGGGGCTCGTGCTTGCATTGGTCGGTCGCCGCAAGGCAGCAACTAACCGTCGCTAG